Proteins co-encoded in one Deltaproteobacteria bacterium genomic window:
- a CDS encoding fumarylacetoacetate hydrolase family protein: MKLVTFEYQNQERIGAVDATGRIVDLQRAYASHLRASSDNPQADRLAEVTLGKDMVDFLKRGEPALDAARKALAQAGKAPETIYERAQVRLKSPVPRPGALVSAGKNFSDHVAEMSSKKGPVAPVAFLKLPGTVIGPQDDIPHPPEVKNLDYEVELAVIIGKPCVDVTAEDALDYVAGYASFNDISARDVIRGENKYGIHLMGKSFPGFAPMGPYLVTADEIPEPQKLKLWLRVNGETRQDSNLGYMIFKIRDMIAYWSQMGLNPGDVLTTGTPKGVAAGRKPDQVPWWLKPGDVVEAEVEGLGCLRNRIVAEIS, from the coding sequence ATGAAGCTCGTTACTTTTGAATACCAGAACCAAGAAAGAATTGGCGCCGTAGATGCGACTGGCCGCATCGTCGATTTGCAGCGGGCCTATGCGAGCCATCTCAGAGCCAGCAGCGACAATCCGCAGGCCGATCGACTTGCTGAGGTGACGCTCGGCAAAGACATGGTGGATTTTTTGAAACGCGGCGAGCCGGCGCTCGATGCCGCCCGTAAAGCCTTGGCGCAGGCAGGTAAAGCACCCGAGACCATCTACGAACGCGCGCAAGTAAGACTTAAATCTCCCGTGCCGCGCCCCGGCGCGCTCGTGTCGGCGGGCAAGAACTTTTCCGACCACGTGGCCGAAATGTCTTCCAAGAAAGGGCCGGTGGCGCCGGTCGCGTTTCTCAAACTTCCGGGCACGGTGATCGGCCCGCAGGACGATATTCCGCACCCGCCGGAAGTAAAAAACTTAGATTACGAAGTCGAGCTCGCCGTCATCATCGGCAAACCCTGCGTCGACGTCACGGCCGAAGACGCGCTCGATTACGTCGCCGGCTATGCGTCGTTCAACGACATCAGCGCCCGCGATGTGATCCGCGGCGAGAACAAGTATGGCATTCACCTGATGGGCAAAAGCTTCCCCGGCTTCGCGCCCATGGGCCCTTATTTAGTAACGGCCGATGAAATTCCCGAGCCGCAAAAGCTCAAGCTTTGGCTCCGCGTCAACGGCGAAACCCGCCAGGACTCGAACCTGGGTTACATGATTTTCAAAATCCGCGACATGATCGCCTACTGGTCGCAGATGGGTTTGAACCCTGGCGATGTGCTGACGACCGGCACACCGAAAGGCGTTGCCGCCGGACGCAAGCCCGACCAAGTGCCATGGTGGTTAAAACCCGGCGACGTGGTCGAGGCGGAAGTCGAAGGGCTCGGCTGTCTGCGCAACCGCATCGTAGCGGAGATTTCATGA
- a CDS encoding cysteine hydrolase yields the protein MNVNHLDNKKTGLLFFDMLNVYFPADKRPALKPILDNAVRLMNAARGAKIPIFYAMANHRTDGDIRYLSITDTDMRLKPWPNDECNPTVHGATEGSWEQKVIDEIKPQPEDFMIPKFRWSTFHQTYFDLALRNKGVDTIIISGGAVDVGVASTVYSARDHDYNLIIVRDACSNSHDDSMKAFMDTVFPRMARVRRTEQVVGMIAAGNRR from the coding sequence ATGAACGTTAACCATCTCGACAACAAAAAAACCGGCTTGCTTTTCTTCGACATGCTGAACGTTTACTTCCCGGCGGATAAACGGCCTGCGCTCAAGCCGATCCTCGACAACGCCGTGCGTCTGATGAACGCGGCGCGTGGCGCGAAGATTCCGATTTTCTATGCCATGGCCAACCACCGCACCGACGGCGATATCCGCTACCTGTCGATCACCGACACCGACATGCGCCTAAAGCCCTGGCCTAACGACGAGTGCAACCCGACGGTGCATGGCGCCACCGAAGGTTCCTGGGAACAGAAAGTGATCGACGAGATCAAGCCGCAGCCGGAAGATTTCATGATTCCCAAGTTCCGCTGGAGCACTTTTCACCAGACCTATTTCGATCTCGCGCTGCGCAACAAAGGCGTTGATACAATCATTATTTCCGGGGGCGCCGTCGACGTCGGCGTCGCCTCGACTGTCTATTCCGCCCGCGATCACGATTATAACCTGATCATCGTCCGCGACGCCTGCAGCAATTCCCATGACGACTCGATGAAGGCGTTTATGGACACGGTTTTCCCAAGAATGGCACGAGTGCGAAGGACCGAGCAGGTGGTCGGAATGATTGCAGCAGGCAATAGGCGGTAG